One part of the Vicia villosa cultivar HV-30 ecotype Madison, WI linkage group LG6, Vvil1.0, whole genome shotgun sequence genome encodes these proteins:
- the LOC131612192 gene encoding acyl-coenzyme A thioesterase 2, chloroplastic-like isoform X1, whose translation MFLFSLLKKTKKPNNTLPQRLFRYTRNHSENLKTKPMDLNSSPSSNPTYAISVNGTIPVSSTFAVSTTPFETPLPSNSSGDRKHIALWPGMYHSPVTTALWEARTKTFERLLDPPRDAPPQSELVTRTPSQSRTGILYNFSSDFVLREQYRDPWNDVRIGKLLEDLDALAGTISVKHCSDEDSTTRPLILVTASVDKIVLKKPITVNIDLTIVGSVIWVGHSSMEIQLEVTQSKQGDDDSDSIVLTANFIFVARDSKTGKAAPVNRLSPETAREKLLFEQAEARNNLKKRKRGGDKKDLENGEEKKLKDLLAEGRIFCDMPALADRDSILLRDTSLENSLLCQPQQRNIHGRIFGGFLMNRAFELAFSTAYAFAGLVPYFLEVDHVDFLRPVSTFLHSYESDSILYAQLAQFFKLTIAQVDVGDFLRLKSCVLYTELHDPDQPLINVEVVAHVTRPELRSSEVSNTFHFSFTVRPEAKAMKNGFKLRNVVPATEEEARRILERIDADNLNEFFRT comes from the exons atgtttctattttctttattaaaaaaaacaaaaaaaccaaacaACACTCTACCTCAGCGTTTGTTTCGTTACACTAGAAACCATTCAGAAAACCTAAAGACCAAACCAATGGATTTGAATTCCTCTCCTTCCAGCAACCCCACCTACGCAATCTCCGTCAATGGAACAATCCCTGTTTCTTCCACCTTCGCCGTATCCACTACCCCTTTCGAAACCCCTCTCCCGTCAAACAGTTCCGGTGACCGGAAACACATAGCTTTATGGCCGGGGATGTACCATTCTCCGGTCACCACTGCTCTTTGGGAAGCAAGGACCAAAACCTTCGAGAGACTCCTTGATCCACCAAGAGATGCTCCTCCACAAAGTGAATTGGTGACTAGAACACCTTCGCAGAGTAGAACCGGTATTCTGTACAATTTTTCCTCAGATTTTGTTCTTAGAGAACAGTATAGAGATCCTTGGAATGATGTCAGAATTGGGAAGTTGCTTGAGGATCTTGATGCCTTGGCTGGAACTATTTCTGTTAAG CATTGTTCTGATGAAGATAGCACAACAAGGCCACTTATACTTGTTACTGCTTCGGTCGATAAGATTGTTCTAAAGAAGCCAATTACTGTTAACATTGATCTTACAATTGTTGGGTCTGTTATATGGGTTGGACACTCCTCAATGGAAATTCAACTTGAGGTTACTCAATCCAAACAAG GGGACGATGATTCAGACTCGATAGTACTAACAGCAAACTTCATATTTGTTGCTCGGGACTCAAAAACTGGGAAGGCTGCACCTGTGAATCGGCTTTCACCAGAAACTGCTCGCGAAAAACTCCTTTTTGAACAAGCCGAAGCAAGAAACAAtttgaaaaaaaggaaaagaggGGGAGACAAGAAAGATCTTGAGAATGGGGAAGAAAAGAAACTTAAAGATCTATTGGCTGAGGGAAGAATTTTCTGTGACATGCCAGCTTTAGCCGACCGAGACAGCATTCTTCTAAGGGATACCAGCCTAGAGAATTCCTTATTATGCCAGCCACAGCAAAGGAACATCCATGGTAGAATATTTGGAGGTTTCTTGATGAATCGCGCGTTTGAACTGGCTTTCTCGACTGCTTATGCCTTTGCTGGATTAGTTCCTTACTTCCTAGAAGTTGATCATGTTGATTTCCTCAGACCCGTGAGTACTTTTCTTCATTCTTACGAAAGCGATTCTATATTATATGCACAACTTgctcaattttttaaattaaccaTTGCGCAGGTTGACGTGGGCGATTTCTTGCGTCTCAAATCCTGCGTTCTGTACACGGAACTTCACGATCCTGATCAGCCACTTATCAATGTTGAAGTTGTTGCTCACGTTACAAGACCCGAGCTACGATCTAGCGAG GTATCAAATACTTTCCATTTCTCATTCACCGTCCGTCCAGAGGCAAAGGCTATGAAAAATGGATTCAAACTTCGAAATGTAGTACCAGCAACAGAAGAAGAAGCACGCCGGATATTAGAGCGTATAGACGCTGACAACTTGAATGAATTCTTCAGAACATAA
- the LOC131612192 gene encoding acyl-coenzyme A thioesterase 2, chloroplastic-like isoform X2 has product MFLFSLLKKTKKPNNTLPQRLFRYTRNHSENLKTKPMDLNSSPSSNPTYAISVNGTIPVSSTFAVSTTPFETPLPSNSSGDRKHIALWPGMYHSPVTTALWEARTKTFERLLDPPRDAPPQSELVTRTPSQSRTGILYNFSSDFVLREQYRDPWNDVRIGKLLEDLDALAGTISVKHCSDEDSTTRPLILVTASVDKIVLKKPITVNIDLTIVGSVIWVGHSSMEIQLEVTQSKQVHAGDDDSDSIVLTANFIFVARDSKTGKAAPVNRLSPETAREKLLFEQAEARNNLKKRKRGGDKKDLENGEEKKLKDLLAEGRIFCDMPALADRDSILLRDTSLENSLLCQPQQRNIHGRIFGGFLMNRAFELAFSTAYAFAGLVPYFLEVDHVDFLRPVDVGDFLRLKSCVLYTELHDPDQPLINVEVVAHVTRPELRSSEVSNTFHFSFTVRPEAKAMKNGFKLRNVVPATEEEARRILERIDADNLNEFFRT; this is encoded by the exons atgtttctattttctttattaaaaaaaacaaaaaaaccaaacaACACTCTACCTCAGCGTTTGTTTCGTTACACTAGAAACCATTCAGAAAACCTAAAGACCAAACCAATGGATTTGAATTCCTCTCCTTCCAGCAACCCCACCTACGCAATCTCCGTCAATGGAACAATCCCTGTTTCTTCCACCTTCGCCGTATCCACTACCCCTTTCGAAACCCCTCTCCCGTCAAACAGTTCCGGTGACCGGAAACACATAGCTTTATGGCCGGGGATGTACCATTCTCCGGTCACCACTGCTCTTTGGGAAGCAAGGACCAAAACCTTCGAGAGACTCCTTGATCCACCAAGAGATGCTCCTCCACAAAGTGAATTGGTGACTAGAACACCTTCGCAGAGTAGAACCGGTATTCTGTACAATTTTTCCTCAGATTTTGTTCTTAGAGAACAGTATAGAGATCCTTGGAATGATGTCAGAATTGGGAAGTTGCTTGAGGATCTTGATGCCTTGGCTGGAACTATTTCTGTTAAG CATTGTTCTGATGAAGATAGCACAACAAGGCCACTTATACTTGTTACTGCTTCGGTCGATAAGATTGTTCTAAAGAAGCCAATTACTGTTAACATTGATCTTACAATTGTTGGGTCTGTTATATGGGTTGGACACTCCTCAATGGAAATTCAACTTGAGGTTACTCAATCCAAACAAG TTCATGCAGGGGACGATGATTCAGACTCGATAGTACTAACAGCAAACTTCATATTTGTTGCTCGGGACTCAAAAACTGGGAAGGCTGCACCTGTGAATCGGCTTTCACCAGAAACTGCTCGCGAAAAACTCCTTTTTGAACAAGCCGAAGCAAGAAACAAtttgaaaaaaaggaaaagaggGGGAGACAAGAAAGATCTTGAGAATGGGGAAGAAAAGAAACTTAAAGATCTATTGGCTGAGGGAAGAATTTTCTGTGACATGCCAGCTTTAGCCGACCGAGACAGCATTCTTCTAAGGGATACCAGCCTAGAGAATTCCTTATTATGCCAGCCACAGCAAAGGAACATCCATGGTAGAATATTTGGAGGTTTCTTGATGAATCGCGCGTTTGAACTGGCTTTCTCGACTGCTTATGCCTTTGCTGGATTAGTTCCTTACTTCCTAGAAGTTGATCATGTTGATTTCCTCAGACCC GTTGACGTGGGCGATTTCTTGCGTCTCAAATCCTGCGTTCTGTACACGGAACTTCACGATCCTGATCAGCCACTTATCAATGTTGAAGTTGTTGCTCACGTTACAAGACCCGAGCTACGATCTAGCGAG GTATCAAATACTTTCCATTTCTCATTCACCGTCCGTCCAGAGGCAAAGGCTATGAAAAATGGATTCAAACTTCGAAATGTAGTACCAGCAACAGAAGAAGAAGCACGCCGGATATTAGAGCGTATAGACGCTGACAACTTGAATGAATTCTTCAGAACATAA
- the LOC131612192 gene encoding acyl-coenzyme A thioesterase 2, chloroplastic-like isoform X3, producing the protein MFLFSLLKKTKKPNNTLPQRLFRYTRNHSENLKTKPMDLNSSPSSNPTYAISVNGTIPVSSTFAVSTTPFETPLPSNSSGDRKHIALWPGMYHSPVTTALWEARTKTFERLLDPPRDAPPQSELVTRTPSQSRTGILYNFSSDFVLREQYRDPWNDVRIGKLLEDLDALAGTISVKHCSDEDSTTRPLILVTASVDKIVLKKPITVNIDLTIVGSVIWVGHSSMEIQLEVTQSKQGDDDSDSIVLTANFIFVARDSKTGKAAPVNRLSPETAREKLLFEQAEARNNLKKRKRGGDKKDLENGEEKKLKDLLAEGRIFCDMPALADRDSILLRDTSLENSLLCQPQQRNIHGRIFGGFLMNRAFELAFSTAYAFAGLVPYFLEVDHVDFLRPVDVGDFLRLKSCVLYTELHDPDQPLINVEVVAHVTRPELRSSEVSNTFHFSFTVRPEAKAMKNGFKLRNVVPATEEEARRILERIDADNLNEFFRT; encoded by the exons atgtttctattttctttattaaaaaaaacaaaaaaaccaaacaACACTCTACCTCAGCGTTTGTTTCGTTACACTAGAAACCATTCAGAAAACCTAAAGACCAAACCAATGGATTTGAATTCCTCTCCTTCCAGCAACCCCACCTACGCAATCTCCGTCAATGGAACAATCCCTGTTTCTTCCACCTTCGCCGTATCCACTACCCCTTTCGAAACCCCTCTCCCGTCAAACAGTTCCGGTGACCGGAAACACATAGCTTTATGGCCGGGGATGTACCATTCTCCGGTCACCACTGCTCTTTGGGAAGCAAGGACCAAAACCTTCGAGAGACTCCTTGATCCACCAAGAGATGCTCCTCCACAAAGTGAATTGGTGACTAGAACACCTTCGCAGAGTAGAACCGGTATTCTGTACAATTTTTCCTCAGATTTTGTTCTTAGAGAACAGTATAGAGATCCTTGGAATGATGTCAGAATTGGGAAGTTGCTTGAGGATCTTGATGCCTTGGCTGGAACTATTTCTGTTAAG CATTGTTCTGATGAAGATAGCACAACAAGGCCACTTATACTTGTTACTGCTTCGGTCGATAAGATTGTTCTAAAGAAGCCAATTACTGTTAACATTGATCTTACAATTGTTGGGTCTGTTATATGGGTTGGACACTCCTCAATGGAAATTCAACTTGAGGTTACTCAATCCAAACAAG GGGACGATGATTCAGACTCGATAGTACTAACAGCAAACTTCATATTTGTTGCTCGGGACTCAAAAACTGGGAAGGCTGCACCTGTGAATCGGCTTTCACCAGAAACTGCTCGCGAAAAACTCCTTTTTGAACAAGCCGAAGCAAGAAACAAtttgaaaaaaaggaaaagaggGGGAGACAAGAAAGATCTTGAGAATGGGGAAGAAAAGAAACTTAAAGATCTATTGGCTGAGGGAAGAATTTTCTGTGACATGCCAGCTTTAGCCGACCGAGACAGCATTCTTCTAAGGGATACCAGCCTAGAGAATTCCTTATTATGCCAGCCACAGCAAAGGAACATCCATGGTAGAATATTTGGAGGTTTCTTGATGAATCGCGCGTTTGAACTGGCTTTCTCGACTGCTTATGCCTTTGCTGGATTAGTTCCTTACTTCCTAGAAGTTGATCATGTTGATTTCCTCAGACCC GTTGACGTGGGCGATTTCTTGCGTCTCAAATCCTGCGTTCTGTACACGGAACTTCACGATCCTGATCAGCCACTTATCAATGTTGAAGTTGTTGCTCACGTTACAAGACCCGAGCTACGATCTAGCGAG GTATCAAATACTTTCCATTTCTCATTCACCGTCCGTCCAGAGGCAAAGGCTATGAAAAATGGATTCAAACTTCGAAATGTAGTACCAGCAACAGAAGAAGAAGCACGCCGGATATTAGAGCGTATAGACGCTGACAACTTGAATGAATTCTTCAGAACATAA